Proteins from a single region of Urocitellus parryii isolate mUroPar1 chromosome 4, mUroPar1.hap1, whole genome shotgun sequence:
- the LOC144254562 gene encoding interferon alpha-6-like, whose protein sequence is MALPLAFLLALVVLSCKTTCSLRCDLPQIHNLSLETSEKNEEGALRLLKEMQRIPTSSCLNDREDFALPQKLLEGEKVPRAQAVAALQEMTFRILCLFRTQEASAAWNKTLLKTFLSGLYQQWDDLKACVTHQVWGGKALGITVRKYFCRITDYLKEKEYLPCAWEVVRTEMEKLISASPKLYERLRSRERDLVQQGNASH, encoded by the coding sequence ATGGCCTTGCCCTTGGCTTTCCTGCTGGCCCTAGTGGTGCTCAGCTGCAAGACCACCTGCTCTCTGCGCTGTGACCTGCCTCAGATACACAATCTGAGTCTTGAAACTTCTGAGAAAAATGAGGAGGGGGCACTGAGACTCCTGAAAGAAATGCAGAGAATTCCCACTTCCTCCTGCCTGAATGACAGAGAGGACTTTGCCTTACCCCAGAAGCTGTTGGAGGGTGAGAAGGTGCCCAGGGCTCAAGCTGTTGCTGCCCTCCAGGAGATGACCTTCCGGATCTTATGCCTTTTTCGCACCCAGGAGGCCTCTGCTGCTTGGAACAAGACCCTCCTGAAAACCTTCCTCAGTGGCCTCTATCAACAGTGGGATGACCTGAAAGCCTGTGTGACCCACCAGGTGTGGGGGGGAAAAGCTCTTGGAATAACTGTTAGAAAATACTTCTGCAGGATCACTGATTACCTGAAGGAGAAGGAATACCTCCCTTGTGCCTGGGAGGTGGTCCGAACAGAAATGGAGAAACTCATCTCTGCTTCACCTAAGTTGTATGAAAGATTAAGGAGCAGGGAACGAGACCTGGTCCAGCAGGGAAATGCTTCTCACTGA
- the LOC144254564 gene encoding interferon alpha-6-like, producing MALPLAFLLALVVLSCKTTCSLRCDLPQIHNLAFETSEENEEGALRLLKEMQRIPTSSCLNDREDFALPQKLLEGEKVPRAQAVAALQEMTFWILCLFRTQEASAAWNKTLLKTFLSGLYQQWDDLKACVTHQVWGGKALGITVRKYFCRITDYLKEKEYLPCAWEVVRTEMEKLISASPKLYERLRSRERDLVQQGNASH from the coding sequence ATGGCCTTGCCCTTGGCTTTCCTGCTGGCCCTGGTGGTGCTCAGCTGCAAGACCACCTGCTCTCTGCGCTGTGACCTGCCTCAGATTCACAACCTGGCTTTTGAAACTTCTGAGGAAAATGAGGAGGGGGCACTGAGACTCCTGAAAGAAATGCAGAGAATTCCCACTTCCTCCTGCCTGAATGACAGAGAGGACTTTGCCTTACCCCAGAAGCTGTTGGAGGGTGAGAAGGTGCCCAGGGCTCAAGCTGTTGCTGCCCTCCAGGAGATGACCTTCTGGATCTTATGCCTTTTTCGCACCCAGGAGGCCTCTGCTGCTTGGAACAAGACCCTCCTGAAAACCTTCCTCAGTGGCCTCTATCAACAGTGGGATGACCTGAAAGCCTGTGTGACCCACCAGGTGTGGGGGGGAAAAGCTCTTGGAATAACTGTTAGAAAATACTTCTGCAGGATCACTGATTACCTGAAGGAGAAGGAATACCTCCCTTGTGCCTGGGAGGTGGTCCGAACAGAAATGGAGAAACTCATCTCTGCTTCACCTAAGTTGTATGAAAGATTAAGGAGCAGGGAACGAGACCTGGTCCAGCAGGGAAATGCTTCTCACTGA